The proteins below come from a single Pseudomonas chlororaphis genomic window:
- a CDS encoding tRNA (guanine-N7)-methyltransferase produces MTESNDTPVQPDEGEERQHRRIKSFVMRAGRMTEGQQRGLEQGAPLFVLPLADAPVDFDQVFGRSAPRSLEIGFGMGHSLLEMAAAAPEQDFIGVEVHRPGVGALLNGVLTQGLTNLRVYDCDAIEVLNRCVADNSLDRLMLFFPDPWHKSRHHKRRIVQASFAELVRSKLKVGGVLHMATDWEPYAEYMLEVMNVAPGYRNLAEDGQYVPRPAERPITKFERRGERLGHGVWDLKFEKQS; encoded by the coding sequence ATGACTGAATCGAACGACACGCCTGTCCAGCCGGACGAAGGCGAAGAGCGCCAACACCGCCGCATCAAGAGTTTCGTGATGCGTGCCGGGCGCATGACCGAAGGCCAGCAGCGTGGCCTGGAGCAGGGCGCCCCTCTGTTCGTCCTGCCGCTGGCCGACGCGCCGGTGGACTTCGACCAGGTGTTCGGCCGCTCGGCCCCGCGCTCGCTGGAAATCGGTTTCGGCATGGGCCACTCGCTGCTGGAGATGGCCGCCGCGGCGCCGGAACAGGATTTCATCGGTGTGGAAGTGCACCGGCCCGGTGTCGGTGCGCTGCTCAACGGCGTGCTGACCCAGGGGCTGACCAACCTGCGGGTCTACGATTGCGATGCCATCGAGGTGCTCAACCGCTGCGTGGCCGACAACAGCCTCGACCGGCTGATGCTGTTCTTCCCGGACCCTTGGCACAAGAGCCGTCACCACAAGCGCCGCATCGTCCAGGCTTCGTTCGCTGAGTTGGTGCGCAGCAAGTTGAAAGTCGGTGGCGTGCTGCACATGGCCACTGACTGGGAACCCTACGCCGAATACATGCTGGAAGTGATGAACGTCGCGCCGGGCTACCGCAACCTTGCCGAAGACGGCCAATACGTCCCGCGTCCGGCTGAACGACCGATCACCAAGTTCGAGCGCCGCGGCGAGCGGCTGGGGCATGGGGTCTGGGATTTGAAGTTCGAGAAGCAGTCCTAA
- a CDS encoding membrane protein — translation MDLVLDLLATVSRWSRSNLSEISLALVGCLLVLFGADIKAWVEQRLGSIAGALRVPLIALLCMIGSGAALIYATPWVVRGLSQFNNYSLAPVLLVVLVLIGVVADRR, via the coding sequence ATGGATCTGGTACTCGACCTGCTGGCCACCGTGTCCCGCTGGAGCCGCAGCAACCTGTCGGAAATCTCCCTGGCGCTGGTCGGCTGCCTGCTGGTGCTGTTCGGTGCGGACATCAAGGCCTGGGTCGAGCAACGCCTAGGCAGCATCGCCGGCGCGTTGCGCGTCCCGTTGATCGCCCTGCTGTGCATGATCGGCAGCGGCGCCGCCCTGATCTACGCCACGCCATGGGTGGTGCGAGGGCTGAGCCAGTTCAACAACTACAGCCTGGCGCCGGTGCTGTTGGTGGTACTGGTGTTGATCGGCGTGGTGGCGGATCGGCGCTGA
- a CDS encoding oxidase → MNDDTPAPLIHGGAQTPRAPLPVLPPLALYIHIPWCVRKCPYCDFNSHTASPQLPEEDYVDALLADLDQDLHGVHGRALSSIFFGGGTPSLFSAQALGRLLKGVEARIPFAPDIEITLEANPGTFEQEKFVAYRALGINRLSIGIQSFQQAKLEALGRIHNGDEAVRAAGMARQAGFDNFNLDLMHGLPDQSLDDALGDLRQAIALKPTHLSWYQLTLEPNTVFWNQPPTLPEDDTLWDIQEAGQALLAEHGYAQYEVSAYAQPGRAARHNLNYWSFGDFIGIGAGAHGKLSHPDGRIVRTWKTRLPKDYLNPAKRFLAGEKTLANEELPFEFLMNALRLTQGVDAHLYPERTGLPLQSLADGRREAEQSGLLQVEPSRLAATERGQLFLNDLLQKFLS, encoded by the coding sequence ATGAACGATGACACCCCCGCGCCGCTGATCCATGGCGGCGCACAAACGCCTCGGGCGCCACTGCCGGTGCTGCCGCCCCTGGCGTTGTACATCCACATCCCGTGGTGCGTACGCAAATGCCCTTATTGTGATTTCAACTCTCACACCGCCAGCCCACAGCTGCCCGAAGAGGACTACGTCGATGCCCTGCTGGCCGACCTCGACCAGGACCTGCATGGCGTGCATGGCCGGGCACTGAGCTCGATCTTCTTCGGTGGCGGCACTCCCAGCCTGTTCAGCGCCCAGGCCCTGGGCCGGCTGCTCAAGGGCGTCGAGGCGCGCATACCGTTCGCCCCTGACATCGAAATCACCCTGGAAGCCAACCCCGGCACGTTCGAGCAAGAGAAGTTCGTCGCTTACCGGGCGCTGGGCATCAATCGCCTGTCCATCGGTATCCAGAGCTTCCAGCAAGCCAAGCTCGAGGCCCTGGGGCGGATCCACAACGGTGACGAAGCCGTGCGCGCCGCCGGCATGGCCCGCCAGGCCGGGTTCGACAACTTCAACCTGGACCTGATGCACGGCCTGCCGGACCAGTCCCTGGACGATGCCCTGGGCGACCTGCGCCAGGCCATCGCCTTGAAGCCGACGCATCTGTCCTGGTACCAGTTGACGCTGGAGCCCAATACCGTCTTCTGGAACCAGCCGCCGACGCTGCCGGAAGACGACACGTTGTGGGACATCCAGGAAGCCGGCCAGGCCCTGCTCGCCGAACACGGCTACGCCCAGTACGAAGTCTCGGCCTACGCCCAACCCGGCCGGGCGGCGCGGCATAACCTCAACTACTGGAGCTTTGGCGACTTCATTGGCATCGGTGCCGGTGCCCACGGCAAGCTCAGCCATCCGGACGGACGCATCGTGCGCACTTGGAAGACGCGCCTGCCCAAGGACTACCTCAACCCGGCCAAGCGCTTCCTGGCCGGCGAGAAGACCCTGGCCAACGAAGAGCTGCCGTTCGAGTTCCTGATGAACGCCCTGCGCCTGACCCAGGGCGTGGACGCCCACTTGTACCCGGAGCGCACTGGCCTGCCCCTGCAAAGCCTGGCCGACGGCCGCCGCGAGGCCGAACAAAGCGGGTTGTTGCAGGTCGAACCGTCACGTCTGGCGGCCACCGAGCGCGGACAACTGTTTCTCAATGACTTGCTGCAGAAATTTCTGAGCTGA
- a CDS encoding nucleoside-triphosphate diphosphatase, whose amino-acid sequence MMNLSQLVLASHNAGKLKELQAMLGGSVQLRSIGEFSQVEPEETGLSFVENAILKARNAARLSGLPALADDSGLAVDFLGGAPGIYSARYADGKGDAANNAKLLEALKDVPQAERGAQFVCVLALVQHADDPLPILCEGLWHGRILTEASGEHGFGYDPLFWVPERNCSSAELGPVEKNQLSHRARAMVLLRQRLGLQ is encoded by the coding sequence ATGATGAACCTCTCCCAACTCGTACTCGCCAGCCACAACGCCGGCAAACTCAAGGAACTCCAGGCCATGCTCGGCGGGTCGGTGCAATTGCGCTCGATCGGTGAGTTCAGCCAGGTGGAGCCTGAAGAAACCGGCCTGTCGTTCGTCGAGAACGCCATCCTCAAGGCCCGCAATGCCGCGCGCCTCTCGGGGCTGCCGGCGCTGGCCGACGACTCCGGGCTGGCAGTGGACTTCCTGGGCGGTGCGCCGGGCATCTATTCGGCCCGTTACGCCGACGGCAAGGGCGACGCGGCGAACAATGCCAAGCTGCTTGAGGCCCTCAAGGATGTGCCGCAAGCCGAGCGCGGCGCGCAGTTCGTTTGCGTCCTGGCGCTGGTGCAGCACGCCGACGACCCGCTGCCGATCCTCTGCGAAGGCCTGTGGCACGGGCGCATCCTCACCGAGGCCAGCGGCGAGCACGGTTTTGGCTATGACCCGCTGTTCTGGGTGCCGGAACGCAATTGCTCCAGCGCCGAACTCGGCCCGGTGGAGAAGAACCAACTGAGCCACCGCGCGCGCGCCATGGTCCTGCTGCGCCAGCGCCTGGGCCTGCAATGA
- a CDS encoding homoserine acetyltransferase, protein MKRLALFLITACLCAGAMAADVIKAERKEVFGDVTVHYNTFNSTFLTPDIAKATELVRSKNQGVINVSVIKDGKPLMAQVSGTIKDLTSKAVPLTFRQVIEQGAIYYIAQYPVEQQENRTFEIKVQTGDKINTLNFNQELFPGE, encoded by the coding sequence ATGAAACGTCTCGCATTGTTTCTCATCACCGCCTGCCTCTGTGCAGGCGCCATGGCCGCCGACGTCATCAAGGCCGAGCGCAAGGAAGTGTTCGGCGACGTCACCGTGCACTACAACACCTTCAACTCCACGTTCCTCACGCCGGACATCGCCAAGGCCACCGAGCTGGTGCGCAGCAAGAACCAGGGCGTGATCAACGTATCGGTGATCAAGGACGGCAAGCCCTTGATGGCCCAGGTCAGCGGCACGATCAAGGACCTGACCAGCAAGGCCGTCCCGCTGACGTTCCGCCAGGTCATCGAGCAAGGCGCGATCTACTACATCGCCCAGTACCCGGTGGAGCAGCAGGAAAACCGCACCTTCGAAATCAAGGTGCAGACCGGCGACAAGATCAACACCCTCAACTTCAACCAGGAACTGTTCCCCGGCGAATGA
- a CDS encoding methionine biosynthesis protein MetW, whose amino-acid sequence MRADLEIIQEWIPAGSRVLDLGCGDGELLTWLRDHKQVSGYGLENDPDNIAECVAKGINVIEQDLDKGLGNFASNSFDIVVMTQALQAVHYPDKILDEMLRVGRQCIITFPNFGHWRCRWYLASKGRMPVSEFLPYTWYNTPNIHFCTFADFEALCREREAKVIDRLAVDQQHRHGWASKLWPNLLGEIGIYRVSSPGLPDYQVAV is encoded by the coding sequence ATGAGAGCCGATCTGGAAATCATCCAGGAATGGATCCCCGCCGGCAGCCGCGTGCTCGACCTGGGCTGCGGCGACGGCGAACTGCTGACCTGGCTGCGGGACCACAAGCAGGTCAGCGGCTACGGCCTGGAAAACGACCCGGACAACATCGCCGAATGCGTCGCCAAGGGCATCAACGTCATCGAGCAGGACCTGGACAAGGGCCTGGGCAACTTTGCCAGCAACAGCTTCGACATCGTGGTCATGACCCAGGCCCTGCAAGCGGTGCATTACCCGGACAAGATCCTCGACGAAATGCTGCGGGTCGGGCGCCAGTGCATCATCACCTTTCCCAATTTCGGGCACTGGCGTTGCCGCTGGTACCTGGCGAGCAAGGGCCGCATGCCGGTGTCGGAGTTCCTGCCCTACACGTGGTACAACACGCCGAACATCCACTTCTGCACCTTCGCCGATTTCGAAGCACTGTGCCGCGAACGGGAAGCCAAGGTCATCGATCGCCTGGCCGTGGACCAGCAGCACCGACACGGGTGGGCCAGCAAGCTATGGCCTAATCTGTTAGGTGAGATCGGCATTTATCGGGTCAGCAGCCCAGGCCTGCCCGATTACCAGGTCGCGGTGTGA